One genomic segment of Myxocyprinus asiaticus isolate MX2 ecotype Aquarium Trade chromosome 14, UBuf_Myxa_2, whole genome shotgun sequence includes these proteins:
- the LOC127451364 gene encoding protein lin-7 homolog B isoform X1 — protein sequence MMSSYYHTGKEVDMAALTEPLCLERDVCRVIELLDRLQRSGELPPPKLQALQRVLQSKFCAAIREVYEQLYDTLDIVGGPEVRAQATAKATVAAFAASEGHAHPRVVELPKTDEGLGFNIMGGKEQNSPIYISRVIPGGVADRQGGLKRGDQLLSVNGVSVEGEHHEKAVELLKAAQGSVKLVVRYTPKVLEEMEARFEKMRSARRRQQHTSYSSLESRG from the exons ATGATGTCATCGTATTATCATACAGGGAAAGAGGTAGACATGGCGGCGTTAACAGAACCGCTCTGTTTGGAAAGAG ATGTTTGCAGAGTCATAGAATTGTTAGATAGGCTACAAAGGAGTGGTGAGCTACCTCCTCCTAAACTCCAGGCTCTGCAGAGAGTACTACAGAGCAAATTCTGTGCTGCCATCAGAGAG GTGTACGAGCAGCTTTATGACACATTGGACATTGTAGGAGGGCCAGAGGTGCGAGCACAAGCCACTGCCAAG GCCACAGTAGCAGCATTCGCAGCCAGTGAAGGCCATGCACACCCAAGAGTGGTGGAACTCCCCAAGACAGATGAGGGGCTTGGTTTCAACATCATGGGGGGAAAAGAACAAAACTCTCCCATCTACATCTCTAGGGTAATCCCAGGAGGTGTTGCTGACCGGCAAGGGGGGCTGAAGAGAGGCGATCAGCTGCTCTCTGTTAACGGAGTG AGTGTAGAGGGAGAACACCATGAGAAAGCTGTAGAGCTACTAAAGGCAGCGCAGGGTTCAGTGAAGCTGGTCGTGCGTTACACCCCTAAAGTCTTAGAAGAGATGGAAGCCAGGTTTGAGAAGATGAGAAGTGCCAGGAGACGCCAGCAACATACCAGCTACTC GTCCTTGGAGTCCAGGGGTTAA
- the LOC127451364 gene encoding protein lin-7 homolog B isoform X2, producing the protein MGGKEQNSPIYISRVIPGGVADRQGGLKRGDQLLSVNGVSVEGEHHEKAVELLKAAQGSVKLVVRYTPKVLEEMEARFEKMRSARRRQQHTSYSSLESRG; encoded by the exons ATGGGGGGAAAAGAACAAAACTCTCCCATCTACATCTCTAGGGTAATCCCAGGAGGTGTTGCTGACCGGCAAGGGGGGCTGAAGAGAGGCGATCAGCTGCTCTCTGTTAACGGAGTG AGTGTAGAGGGAGAACACCATGAGAAAGCTGTAGAGCTACTAAAGGCAGCGCAGGGTTCAGTGAAGCTGGTCGTGCGTTACACCCCTAAAGTCTTAGAAGAGATGGAAGCCAGGTTTGAGAAGATGAGAAGTGCCAGGAGACGCCAGCAACATACCAGCTACTC GTCCTTGGAGTCCAGGGGTTAA